GGCGAGGGCGACGGTGACGAGCAGCCAGAGGCTGGGAGCGAGCCGTTCACGGTAGCGCGGACGTGCGTCTGTGGCGGTGTTCTGCATTAGCCTCATGGGGTGACCGATTCCGTTGATGTCCCCATTATCGCCGCTGTGGTCCCCGGATACGCCCACCCGGGCGACGCCGGTGCCGACCTGGTGGCTGCGGAGGCCGTCCGTCTGGAGCCGGGAGAGCGCGCCCTCGTCGCCACCGGCGTGCGCATCGCGCTGCCCGACGGGTACGCCGCGTTCGTCGTGCCGCGGAGCGGACTCGCGGCGAAGCACGGCATCTCGATCGTCAACTCACCCGGCACCGTCGATGCCGGGTACCGCGGTGAGATCAAGGTGAGCCTGATCAACACCGACATCCGGAACGCGTACGATGTGGCCGTCGGCGATCGCATCGCGCAGCTGATCGTCATGCCCGTGACACGCGCCACGTTCATCCCGGTCGACGAGCTGCCCGACAGCGTCCGCGGTGACGGGGGCTTCGGCTCCACCGGATACCAGGCAGGGCTCCACCAGAACGAAGCAGGACAAGGCTGATGACAGACAACAACGCGACTCCCTCGAAGTCGGCGCCGGACGATCGCGCCACCGAAGGTCCTTTCGACGACTCCGAGGCGAACCCGGTCCGGCCCTACATCGACCTCGGCGGGATCAAGATCCTGCCGCGCGAGGGGCTGAACCTGCGCCTCGAGGTCGAGGAGCAGTCCAAGCGGATCGTGGCCGTGGGCCTCGACTATGCGGACTCCTCGCTGCAGGTGCAGCCGTTCGCGGCACCGCGATCCGGCGGGCTCTGGGACGAGACCCGCGTGCAGCTGCGCGACCAGGTCAAGGCGCAGGGCGGGCGGGTCGAGGAGCGCGAGGGCGCCCTGGGCAAGGAGCTGCTGGCCGAGGTGCCGGCCACCGCGAACGAGGGATCGGGCCTCCGGCTCGCCAGGTTCATCGGGATCGACGGACCGCGCTGGTTCCTGCGCGGTGTGATCGGCGGGGCCGGTGCATCCGACCCGGAGGCGGCGGCCAAGGTCGAGGACCTCTTCCGTTCGATCGTGGTCGTCCGCGGCAGCGCCCCCATGCCCCCGCGCGACCTGATCCCCCTCAAGATGCCGGCGACGCCGGGATCCGCGTGACCGAGCCGGGACCCGACGCCCAGCGCGAGCAGAGCGCGTCGGAGATCCTCGGCGCCGCCCTCGGCGGTGCTGCGCGCCGCGCCGGTCTGGATCCGGCCGAGAGCGCGACCACCCACAAGGTTGTCTGGTCCGCGATCGGCGGATGGCGCGGCATCCTGGAATCCGTCCTCCCCAGCCTGGCGTTCGTGATCCTCTTCACGATCAAGCCGGAGCCGCTGATCCTCGC
This genomic interval from Microbacterium sp. LWH11-1.2 contains the following:
- a CDS encoding DUF3710 domain-containing protein translates to MTDNNATPSKSAPDDRATEGPFDDSEANPVRPYIDLGGIKILPREGLNLRLEVEEQSKRIVAVGLDYADSSLQVQPFAAPRSGGLWDETRVQLRDQVKAQGGRVEEREGALGKELLAEVPATANEGSGLRLARFIGIDGPRWFLRGVIGGAGASDPEAAAKVEDLFRSIVVVRGSAPMPPRDLIPLKMPATPGSA
- the dut gene encoding dUTP diphosphatase, yielding MTDSVDVPIIAAVVPGYAHPGDAGADLVAAEAVRLEPGERALVATGVRIALPDGYAAFVVPRSGLAAKHGISIVNSPGTVDAGYRGEIKVSLINTDIRNAYDVAVGDRIAQLIVMPVTRATFIPVDELPDSVRGDGGFGSTGYQAGLHQNEAGQG